One genomic region from Salvia hispanica cultivar TCC Black 2014 chromosome 2, UniMelb_Shisp_WGS_1.0, whole genome shotgun sequence encodes:
- the LOC125207789 gene encoding uncharacterized protein LOC125207789, which translates to MIQAAAMRRSSFFSLSSQLQQCRGIRVKVINSNLDQALSLMQRKMQSSGIERMIKQEQLTHVKNSEKRVLAKKNLERKIRAQDLARKLKTILVQKVRGL; encoded by the coding sequence ATGATTCAGGCGGCGGCGATGCGGCGGAGCTCCTTCTTTTCCTTGAGTTCTCAGCTTCAGCAATGCAGGGGCATCCGAGTCAAGGTTATAAACAGCAATTTAGATCAGGCTCTGAGCTTAATGCAGCGGAAGATGCAGTCCAGCGGCATCGAGCGAATGATAAAGCAGGAACAGCTCACCCATGTTAAAAATTCCGAGAAGCGCGTTTTGGCCAAGAAGAATTTGGAGCGCAAGATTCGTGCACAGGATCTCGCCCGCAAGCTCAAGACGATTCTCGTTCAGAAAGTCAG